One Physeter macrocephalus isolate SW-GA unplaced genomic scaffold, ASM283717v5 random_123, whole genome shotgun sequence genomic window carries:
- the NAALADL1 gene encoding LOW QUALITY PROTEIN: aminopeptidase NAALADL1 (The sequence of the model RefSeq protein was modified relative to this genomic sequence to represent the inferred CDS: inserted 2 bases in 2 codons; deleted 1 base in 1 codon) has protein sequence MQCVRVLGGVLGAAALLGLGVILGHFAIPKGTDLPAPSASASQDLDLEILEAVVGQLDANRIRENLRELSREPHLATSPRDEALVQLLLRRWQDPESGLDSAGTSEYEVLLSFPSQEQPNRVDVVGPAGDILFSSQRSEENLTGEQGDPNVVPPYAAYAPPGTPQGLLVYANRGSEEDFMELYQQGINLQDSIVLTRYGGVGRRAKAVNAAKYGVAGVLVYTDPGDINDGKSLPNETFPHSWGLPPSGVERGSYYEYFGDPLTPYLPANPSSFRLHSDNTFGFPPIPTQPIGFKDAEVLLCNLQGTSAPAAWQGALGCDYKLGPGFRSDGNFPAGSQVNVSVHNRLELRNSSNVLGIIRGAVEPDRYVLYGNHRDSWVHGAVDPSSGTAVLLEPSRVLGTLLKKGTWRPRRSIVFASWGAEEFGLIGSTEFTEEFFSKLQERAVAYINVDISVFANATLRAQGTPPVQSVIFSATKQISAPGPSSLSICDNWIRYYNRSSPVYGLVPSPGTLGADSDYAPFIHFLGISSMDIAYTYDRSKTSARIYPTYHTAFDTFDYVDKFVDPGFSSHQAVARTVGSVLLRLSDSLFLPLNGSDYSEILRSFLQAAQQDLGGLLEQHSISLGPLVTAVEKFEEAATVLGQHISALHKGTPDPLQVRMLXDQLMLLERTFLNSRAFPDERYYSRVLWAPRAGSVATFPGLSNACSKAMSAAXGSAAWPEVQRQPSSLVVALEGAAATLRPVADL, from the exons ATGCAGTGCGTGAGGGTGCTTGGAGGGGTGCTGGGGGCCGCTGCCCTCTTGGGGCTGGGGGTCATCCTGGGCCACTTTGCCATCCCCAAGGGGACTGACCTGCCAGCCCCCAGTGCCTCAGCCTCCCAGGACCTGGACCTGGAGATCCTTGAGGCTGTCGTGGGACAGCTCGATGCCAACAGGATCCGGGAGAACCTTAG AGAACTCTCCAGGGAGCCCCACCTGGCCACCAGCCCCCGGGATGAGGCTCTGGTGCAGCTGCTACTGCGGCGCTGGCAGGACCCGGAGTCGGGCCTGGACTCAGCTGGGACCTCTGAGTACGAGGTGCTGCTGTCCTTCCCCAGCCAGGAGCAGCCCAACCGTGTGGATGTTG TGGGTCCTGCTGGGGACATCCTCTTCTCCTCCCAACGAAGTGAAGAGAACCTGACTGGGGAGCAGGGGGACCCCAATGTGGTGCCACCGTATGCTGCCTATGCTCCCCCCGGAACCCCCCAG GGCCTCCTCGTCTATGCCAACCGGGGCTCGGAAGAAGACTTCATGGAGCTATACCAACAGGGCATCAACCTCCAAGATAGCATCGTCCTGACCCGCTATGGGGGTGTAGGGCGCAGGGCTAAG GCTGTGAATGCTGCCAAGTATGGT GTGGCTGGGGTGCTGGTGTACACGGACCCTGGAGATATCAACGACGGGAAAAGCTTGCCGAACGAGACCTTCCCACACTCCTGGGGCCTTCCTCCCTCGGGGGTGGAGCGAGGCTCCTACTATGAGTATTTTGGGGACCCACTGACTCCTTACCTTCCAGCCAACCCCTCCTCCTTCCGCCTGCACTCTGACAATACCTTCGGATTTCCCCCAATTCCCACTCAGCCCATTGGCTTCAAGGATGCAGAAGTCCTTCTCTG caacCTGCAGGGAACCTCAGCCCCGGCTGCCTGGCAGGGAGCCCTGGGCTGTGACTACAAGCTGGGGCCCGGCTTCCGTTCTGATGGTAACTTCCCAGCAGGCAG CCAGGTGAACGTGAGTGTCCACAACCGCCTGGAGCTGCGGAACTCCTCCAACGTCCTGGGGATCATCCGCGGGGCCGTGGAGCCTG ACCGCTATGTGCTGTATGGAAACCACCGGGACAGCTGGGTTCACGGGGCCGTGGACCCCAGCAGTGGCACTGCTGTCCTCCTGGAGCCCTCCCGCGTCCTGGGGACTCTGCTGAAGAAGG GCACCTGGCGTCCCCGAAGATCAATCGTGTTTGCGAGCTGGGGGGCAGAGGAGTTTGGGCTCATCGGCTCCACAGAGTTCACGGAG GAGTTCTTCAGCAAGCTGCAGGAGCGCGCCGTAGCCTACATCAACGTGGACATCTCGGTGTTTG CTAATGCCACCCTGAGGGCGCAGGGGACGCCCCCGGTCCAAAGCGTCATCTTCTCTGCAACCAAACAG ATCTCCGCACCAGGTCCCAGCAGTCTCAGCATCTGTGACAACTGGATCCGATATTACAACCGTAGCAGCCCGGTGTACGGCCTGGTCCCCAG CCCGGGCACTCTGGGTGCGGACAGCGACTACGCACCGTTCATTCACTTCCTGGGCATCTCCTCCATGGACATCGCATACACCTATGACCGG AGCAAGACCTCAGCCCGGATCTACCCTACCTACCACACAGCCTTTGACACCTTTGATTACGTGGACAAGTTTGTGGACCCTG GTTTCAGCAGCCATCAGGCCGTGGCCCGGACCGTGGGTAGTGTGCTTCTCCGGCTCAGTGACAGCCTCTTCCTGCCTCTTAACGGCAGTGACTACAGCGAGATCCTCCGCAGCTTCCTGCAGGCTGCCCAGCAGGACCTTGGTGGCCTGCTGGAGCAGCACAGCATCAGCCTGG GACCTCTGGTGACCGCAGTGGAGAAGTTTGAGGAGGCAGCCACGGTGTTGGGCCAACACATATCAGCACTGCACAAGGGCACCCCCGA CCCCCTGCAGGTGCGGATGC AAGACCAGCTGATGCTCTTGGAACGGACTTTCCTGAATTCGCGAGCCTTCCCAGATGAACGCTACTACAG CCGTGTGCTCTGGGCACCCCGCGCCGGCTCTGTAGCCACGTTCCCTGGCCTGTCCAATGCCTGCTCCAAGGCCATGAGCGCGG CCGGATCTGCAGCCTGGCCCGAGGTGCAGAGGCAGCCCAGCAGCCTGGTGGTGGCCCTGGAGGGCGCAGCAGCCACCCTGAGGCCTGTGGCCGACCTTTGA
- the SAC3D1 gene encoding SAC3 domain-containing protein 1 isoform X1, with amino-acid sequence MLRPGRGGGPVGVGPAPPPLSLRRPWRALPQDGASGRTYPRDGERPSFPPSPPMPGYELPVGTCVDMCPAAERAQREKERRLHRFEVAPGCRGHRPRADPQRAVKEYSRPAAGKIRPPPSQLRPPSVLLATVRYLASEVVERTDASRAEIASFVADRLRAVRLDLALQGAGDVEAALVLEAALAVLLAVVARLGPSTAHGPADPMLLQAQVQEGFGSLRRCYALGAGPHPRQATFQGLFLLYNLGSVEALHEILQLPTALRSCPALRTALAVDSAFREGNTARLFRLLRTLPYLQSCAVQCHVGRARRGALARLARALSTPKGQTLPLGFMVHLLALDGLKEARDLCQAHGLPLDGQERVVFLRGRYTEEGLPPAGTCQVLVGNKLGGRTLEEVVTAEEEDEAVDRPKSAA; translated from the exons ATGCTTAGACCAGGGCGGGGAGGCGGGCCCGTCGGGgtcggccccgccccgcctcccctgAGCCTCCGCCGGCCTTGGCGTGCTCTCCCGCAGGATGGGGCGAGTGGCCGCACCTATCCACGGGATGGTGAGCGCCCATCCTTTCCCCCCAGCCCACCCATGCCCGGCTACGAGCTGCCCGTGGGCACGTGCGTGGACATGTGTCCGGCCGCTGAGCGCGCCCAGCGCGAAAAGGAGCGCCGCCTGCACCGCTTCGAGGTGGCGCCGGGGTGTCGCGGGCACAGGCCCCGAGCCGACCCGCAGCGCGCAGTGAAGGAGTACAGCCGGCCGGCCGCCGGGAAGATCCGGCCCCCACCGAGTCAGCTGCGTCCGCCGTCCGTGCTGCTGGCCACCGTGCGCTACCTAGCCAGCGAGGTGGTGGAGCGCACCGACGCGTCCCGCGCAGAGATAGCCAGCTTCGTGGCGGACCGGTTGCGCGCCGTGCGGCTGGACCTGGCCCTGCAGGGCGCGGGCGACGTCGAGGCGGCGTTGGTGCTGGAAGCGGCGCTGGCAGTGCTGCTGGCAGTGGTGGCGCGGCTCGGACCCAGCACAGCGCACGGGCCAGCGGACCCGATGTTGCTGCAGGCCCAGGTGCAGGAGGGCTTTGGTTCTCTGCGGCGCTGCTATGCGCTGGGCGCCGGGCCCCACCCCCGCCAGGCCACCTTCCAGGGCCTCTTTCTGCTCTATAACCTGG GCTCGGTGGAGGCCCTTCACGAGATTCTGCAGCTGCCCACTGCCCTGCGTTCCTGCCCAGCCCTGCGCACTGCCCTGGCAGTCGACTCTGCCTTCCGCGAAGGCAACACTGCACGCCTGTTTCGCCTGCTCCGGACCCTGCCCTACCTGCAGAGCTGCGCCGTGCAGTGCCATGTGGGCCGTGCCCGCCGGGGAGCCCTGGCCCGCCTCGCTCGTGCCCTGAGCACCCCCAAAGGCCAGACCTTGCCCCTGGGCTTCATGGTCCACCTGCTGGCCCTGGATGGGCTCAAGGAGGCACGGGACCTGTGCCAGGCCCATGGACTGCCCTTAGATGGACAGGAGAGAGTTGTGTTCCTGAGGGGTCGCTACACTGAGGAGGGGCTGCCACCTGCCGGGACCTGCCAAGTACTGGTGGGGAACAAGCTTGGAGGGCGCACCCTGGAAGAGGTGGTCACggcagaggaggaagatgaggctGTGGACAGACCCAAGTCTGCGGCCTGA
- the SAC3D1 gene encoding SAC3 domain-containing protein 1 isoform X2 → MPGYELPVGTCVDMCPAAERAQREKERRLHRFEVAPGCRGHRPRADPQRAVKEYSRPAAGKIRPPPSQLRPPSVLLATVRYLASEVVERTDASRAEIASFVADRLRAVRLDLALQGAGDVEAALVLEAALAVLLAVVARLGPSTAHGPADPMLLQAQVQEGFGSLRRCYALGAGPHPRQATFQGLFLLYNLGSVEALHEILQLPTALRSCPALRTALAVDSAFREGNTARLFRLLRTLPYLQSCAVQCHVGRARRGALARLARALSTPKGQTLPLGFMVHLLALDGLKEARDLCQAHGLPLDGQERVVFLRGRYTEEGLPPAGTCQVLVGNKLGGRTLEEVVTAEEEDEAVDRPKSAA, encoded by the exons ATGCCCGGCTACGAGCTGCCCGTGGGCACGTGCGTGGACATGTGTCCGGCCGCTGAGCGCGCCCAGCGCGAAAAGGAGCGCCGCCTGCACCGCTTCGAGGTGGCGCCGGGGTGTCGCGGGCACAGGCCCCGAGCCGACCCGCAGCGCGCAGTGAAGGAGTACAGCCGGCCGGCCGCCGGGAAGATCCGGCCCCCACCGAGTCAGCTGCGTCCGCCGTCCGTGCTGCTGGCCACCGTGCGCTACCTAGCCAGCGAGGTGGTGGAGCGCACCGACGCGTCCCGCGCAGAGATAGCCAGCTTCGTGGCGGACCGGTTGCGCGCCGTGCGGCTGGACCTGGCCCTGCAGGGCGCGGGCGACGTCGAGGCGGCGTTGGTGCTGGAAGCGGCGCTGGCAGTGCTGCTGGCAGTGGTGGCGCGGCTCGGACCCAGCACAGCGCACGGGCCAGCGGACCCGATGTTGCTGCAGGCCCAGGTGCAGGAGGGCTTTGGTTCTCTGCGGCGCTGCTATGCGCTGGGCGCCGGGCCCCACCCCCGCCAGGCCACCTTCCAGGGCCTCTTTCTGCTCTATAACCTGG GCTCGGTGGAGGCCCTTCACGAGATTCTGCAGCTGCCCACTGCCCTGCGTTCCTGCCCAGCCCTGCGCACTGCCCTGGCAGTCGACTCTGCCTTCCGCGAAGGCAACACTGCACGCCTGTTTCGCCTGCTCCGGACCCTGCCCTACCTGCAGAGCTGCGCCGTGCAGTGCCATGTGGGCCGTGCCCGCCGGGGAGCCCTGGCCCGCCTCGCTCGTGCCCTGAGCACCCCCAAAGGCCAGACCTTGCCCCTGGGCTTCATGGTCCACCTGCTGGCCCTGGATGGGCTCAAGGAGGCACGGGACCTGTGCCAGGCCCATGGACTGCCCTTAGATGGACAGGAGAGAGTTGTGTTCCTGAGGGGTCGCTACACTGAGGAGGGGCTGCCACCTGCCGGGACCTGCCAAGTACTGGTGGGGAACAAGCTTGGAGGGCGCACCCTGGAAGAGGTGGTCACggcagaggaggaagatgaggctGTGGACAGACCCAAGTCTGCGGCCTGA